From Suncus etruscus isolate mSunEtr1 chromosome 6, mSunEtr1.pri.cur, whole genome shotgun sequence, one genomic window encodes:
- the LOC126011655 gene encoding LOW QUALITY PROTEIN: 60S ribosomal protein L5-like (The sequence of the model RefSeq protein was modified relative to this genomic sequence to represent the inferred CDS: inserted 2 bases in 1 codon; deleted 3 bases in 2 codons), whose protein sequence is MGFVQVVKNKAYFKRYQVKFRRAREGKMDYYARKRLVIQNKNKYNTPKYRMIVRVTNXDIICQIACACIERDMIVCAAYAHEIPKYGVKVGLTNYAAAYCTGLLLACRLLNRFGMDKIYEGQVEVTGDEYNIESIDGKPGAFTCYLDAGLARTTIENKVFGALKGAVDGGLSIPLYHLSGPERCIPQSFNNFKDKEKP, encoded by the exons ATGGGGTTTGTCCAAGTTGTCAAGAATAAGGCATACTTCAAGAGATACCAAGTGAAATTTAGAAGA GCGAGAGAGGGCAAAATGGATTACTATGCTCGGAAACGTTTGGTGatccagaat aaaaataaatacaacacaCCCAAATACAGGATGATAGTTCGTGTAACCAA AGACATCATTTGTCAGATTGCTTGTGCCTGTATAGAAAGAGATATGATAGTTTGTGCAGCTTATGCTCATGAAATTCCAAAGTATGGTGTGAAGGTTGGCCTGACAAACTATGCTGCAGCCTATTGCACTGGCCTGCTGCTGGCCTGCAGGCTTCTCAATAGATTTGGCATGGACAAGATTTATGAAGGCCAAGTGGAGGTCACTGGAGATGAATATAATATAGAAAGCATTGATGGAAAACCTGGTGCTTTCACCTGCTATTTGGATGCAGGACTTGCCAGAACTACTATTGAAAACAAAGTTTTTGGTGCCCTGAAAGGAGCTGTAGATGGAGGCTTATCTatcccactgtaccatctctctggccctgaaagatGCATTCCTCAGAGTTTCAACAATTTCAAAGATAAAGAGAAGCCCTAG
- the PARS2 gene encoding probable proline--tRNA ligase, mitochondrial: MEGLLTRCRPLATRSPQFCQGLPPRYHHCAPGKRKRLVLSRMFQPQNLREDQVLSLEGRSGELTCKSQQLMLRVGLIHPASPGCYHLLPYSVRALEKLVQVIDQEMQAIGGQKVNMPSLSPAELWRATGRWNLMGKELLRLRDRHGKDYCLGPTHEEAITALVASQKTLSYKQLPFLLYQVTRKFRDEPRPRFGLLRGREFYMKDMYTFDASADAARETYSLVCEAYGRLFDRLGLHCVKVQADVGSIGGTMSHEFQLPMAVGEDRFAMCSSCSFSANMETLDLSQNNCPACQEPLTETRGIEVGHTFYLGTKYSSVFNARFTNERGEPSLAEMGCYGLGVTRILAAAIEMFSTEDCVRWPGLLAPYQVCLVPPKKGSKEAAATELAEFLYDQITEAVPQLRGELLLDDRTHLTIGNRLKDANMLGYPFVIVAGKRALEDPAQFEVRCQNTEEVLFLSREGVLDLLSRVQVV; this comes from the coding sequence ATGGAGGGGCTACTGACAAGATGCAGACCACTGGCCACCCGCAGCCCCCAGTTCTGCCAAGGCCTGCCCCCCAGGTATCACCACTGTGCCCCAGGGAAAAGGAAGCGCCTGGTTCTGTCCCGGATGTTCCAACCACAGAACTTGCGGGAGGACCAGGTGCTCTCCCTGGAGGGCAGATCTGGTGAACTGACCTGTAAGAGCCAGCAGCTGATGCTGCGGGTGGGCCTGATCCACCCGGCCAGCCCTGGCTGCTACCATCTCCTGCCTTACTCCGTCCGGGCCCTGGAGAAGCTGGTGCAGGTGATAGACCAGGAGATGCAGGCCATCGGCGGGCAGAAGGTCAACATGCCTAGCCTCAGCCCTGCCGAGCTCTGGCGAGCCACTGGCAGGTGGAACCTGATGGGTAAGGAGCTGCTCCGACTCAGAGACAGACACGGCAAGGACTACTGCCTGGGCCCCACGCACGAGGAAGCCATCACAGCCCTGGTCGCCTCCCAGAAGACTCTGTCCTACAAGCAGCTCCCGTTCCTGCTGTACCAGGTGACAAGGAAGTTTCGCGATGAGCCCAGGCCCCGCTTTGGGCTCCTCCGGGGCCGAGAGTTTTACATGAAGGACATGTACACCTTCGATGCCTCTGCAGATGCTGCACGGGAGACCTACAGTCTGGTGTGTGAGGCTTACGGGCGCCTGTTTGACAGGCTCGGGCTACACTGCGTGAAGGTCCAGGCTGATGTGGGCAGCATTGGGGGCACCATGTCTCACGAGTTTCAGCTCCCCATGGCGGTGGGAGAGGACCGCTTTGCCATGTGCTCCAGCTGCAGCTTCTCTGCCAACATGGAGACCCTGGATTTGTCACAGAACAActgcccagcctgccaggagcccttGACCGAGACCAGAGGCATCGAGGTGGGGCACACATTCTACCTGGGCACAAAGTACTCTTCTGTCTTCAATGCCCGCTTTACCAATGAGCGTGGGGAGCCATCCCTGGCTGAGATGGGCTGCTATGGTTTGGGGGTGACCCGGATCCTCGCTGCTGCCATTGAGATGTTCTCCACAGAAGACTGTGTGCGCTGGCCAGGCCTCCTGGCCCCTTACCAGGTCTGCCTCGTCCCCCCAAAGAAGGGCAGTAAGGAAGCAGCGGCCACAGAGCTCGCGGAGTTCCTGTATGACCAGATCACAGAAGCGGTGCCCCAGCTCCGTGGTGAGCTCCTGTTGGACGACCGGACCCACCTAACCATTGGGAATAGGCTGAAGGACGCGAACATGCTCGGCTACCCCTTCGTGATCGTCGCTGGCAAGAGGGCCCTGGAGGACCCTGCGCAGTTTGAGGTGCGGTGCCAGAACACCGAGGAGGTGCTTTTCCTCAGCAGAGAAGGTGTCCTCGATTTACTGAGTCGAGTGCAGGTGGTCTGA